AGGGCGGGCAGCGAAAACGAGCAGTCCCAACAGGTCTGCAACTTAGTTACCGAACTGCTGGACCAGGGCCTGTCGCTGAGCCAGATGGCAGTGCTGTTTCGGGCCGCTTATCATTCCTTTGATCTGGAGATCGAACTGTTGCGCCATCAGGTGCCGTTCATGAAGTTCGGCGGCTTTAAGTTCATGGAAAGCGCCCATATCAAAGATCTCCTGTCCTATCTGCGGGTGGTGGCCAACCCCCGCGACCCCATCAGCTGGAATCGCCTGTTGCAACTGGTCCCGGGGGTAGGCAAAAAAACCAGCCAGAAATTGCTGACCCTGCTGAAGCAGGAGGATTTTACCCTACTCTCCGCCCTAGCCTGGTTGAATGCCCAGAAAGGTTCCAGGCAGGGTCTTAAATCATTGGCCGAACTTTTGGCCCAGTTGAACGAGCCGACGCTCAGCCCGGCTACCCAGCTCAACCTGGCCCTCGCCCATTATGAGCCGATTCTCAAGAGCCGTTTTGACGATTATCCCAAGCGTTTCCGAGACCTGGAACATCTGGTGACCATTACCGCCCGATATCGGCAACTGGGTAATCTGTTAAACGACCTTACCCTGGAGCCGCCCACCAGCCTGGCCGATGTTACTCAGGAACGGGGGGACTATTTAAACCTGTCCACCATCCATTCCGCCAAGGGCCTGGAGTGGGAGGCGGTATTAATCATCTGGGCCGCGGAAGGACGTTTCCCGTCCAGCTATTCACAGGATAATGAGGAAGACCTGGAGGAGGAACGGCGGCTGATGTATGTCGCCGCCACTCGGGCCCGCACGTACCTATTTATCATTTTCCCCGCGGTTAGTTATAATAGATATTTGGGGACCACCTATAACGAGGTCTCCCGCTTTGTCCAGGACTTGCCGGATTGGATTCTGACCAAGATGAGGATAGATCCATGAACAACTGGGAACCTGCCTACTTGGAGACCTATCGCCGGGGCATCCTGGAGCAGCGCATTAGTGCCGCGTATGAGATCATGTCCCAGTGCGAGATCTGCCCGCATCAGTGCCATGTGGACCGGTTGCACGGCGAGCTGGGCCTTTGCAAAACCGGGGATAAGCCCATTATCGCCAGCTATGGGCCGCATTTTGGCGAGGAAGACCCGCTGGTCGGCAAAAACGGGTCAGGGACGATTTTCTTCACTAACTGCAATTTATACTGCATTTTCTGCCAGAATTGGGAAATCAGCCATGGCGGCGAGGGAACCGAGATCTCGGTGGAGAATCTGGCGGCGATTATGCTTGCCCTGCAAAAGCGGGGCTGCCATAATATAAATTTCGTAACCCCCTCCCACCAGGTGCCGATGATTCTGGCGGCGCTGCCTGCGGCTATCCGGGGAGGCTTGCACGTCCCTCTGGTCTATAACTCGGGCGGCTACGACGCAGTGCCTACTCTGAAACTCCTGGATGGGGTTATTGACATTTATATGCCTGACTTCAAATTCTGGGATGCGAAGATTGCCGCGCAACTGACCTCGGCGCCGGATTATCCGGAAGTGGCGAGGGCGGCCTTAAAAGAGATGCATCGCCAGGTCGGGGATCTGGTGATGGACGAGGAGGGTATAGCCTACCGGGGTCTATTGGTGCGGCATCTGGTGCTGCCGGATGGCCTGGCCGGGACCCGAGAGATCATGAAGTTTTTGGCGGAGGAAATTTCTCCCAACACCTATATCAATGTCATGGGCCAGTATCGCCCTTGTGGTCGGGCCCATGAACATCCCTCGTTGAATCGCTTTATTACCGGACTGGAGCACCTCGAAGCCCAAAAAATCGCTCGGGAAGCCGGGCTGACCCGGTTAGATCAGCGGGAAAAGCTGTTCCGCTGGCTCTAGGAACGCAAAGTGTCTCAAATATATGTCATTGGCGACATTCATGGTTGCCTGGGACCCCTGAAACGTCTGATGGCCAAAGTTAAACCGGATCTCGATCACCACAAGCTAATCTTTATCGGCGATTATATTGACCGCGGTCCTGACTCGCGCCGCGTGATCGATTACATCATCCATCTGAAGAAACACTATCCCCCGGAAAATATCATCTGTCTGATGGGCAACCACGAGCGCATGTTTTTGGATTTTCTAAATGGTGACAACCAACTGCTGTTTCTTATCAACGGGGGAAGAGCAACGCTGGAGAGTTATTGGGGGGAGAATTGGGAAAACCAACCCCGGCAATTGCCCTCTGAGCATTGGGAATTTTTCCAGCAACTTAAGTTAATCTATGAAACAGAAGATTATATCTTTGTGCATGGCGGTCTCAAGCCCGGGATTCCCCTGGCCGAGCAGCAGGAAGAGGATGTCCTCTGGATCCGCGAGGAATTTCTGATTTGTTTGGATGACTTCGGTAAACGGGTGATCTTTGGCCATACGCCGTTTCCTAAGCCCTTTGTCTGGCCCAATAAAATCGGCATTGATACCGGGGCCGTTTATGGCAATTACTTGACCTGCTTAAAACTGCCGGAAGAGATCTTTTACTGGTCTCGTTAGACCCCGCAAAGACCCGGGAAATTCGACTCAGGAGTCCATAAAATGTTGAGAAAAATCCGTCTCAAGTTCTTATTGTTATTAACTCTGACTTTGGTTTCGATAGCCTTTGTATTGCCTTCCTTTACCAGCCGGTTGCCGGGATGGTGGGAAACTTACGTGGGCAGGGGTCTAAACCTGGGGCTTGATTTAAAAGGCGGCATGCATCTCATCCTGCAAGTGGATGTGGAGCAGGCGGTGCAGAATTTTCTGTCCATGAGTTCTCAGGACCTGAAAGAACTCGGTGAAAAACGGGGCTTAAGTCTGCAGATCGGGGCAGTCTCCCCGGAGACTCTGGCGGTTACCCTCCTGAATAAAGATGAACAGGCGGTTTTTAACCGCTTGCTCAAAGAGGAGTTCAGTCAACTAGAGGTCAAAAGCACCGAGCGGGAAGGGACCAGCGTCAAATATCTGCTAGCCATGCGGGAAAGCGCCCGGGAAGAATTGGAAAAGCGCACCCAGGCCCAGAGCCTGGAGGTGCTGCGCAACCGTATTGACCAATTCGGGGTCCGGGAGCCGGTGATTGCCCCGCAGACTATCCTGGGGGCCTATCAGATCGTGGTCCAGCTCCCTGGCATCCAGGACCCGCAGCGGGCCATGGACCTGATTGGCAAGACCGCCCAACTGGAATTTAAACTGGTCGATGATCAGGCTCAGGTTAATTTAGAAGAATTGGTTGAGCAGGCTCTGGCCGACGGCCGCTTAAAGCCAGGCTATAGCAGCGACGAACTTAACCGAGTCTTAGCAGATAAGATTCCCCCTGGCGATGAAATCTACAAATGGAAACGCATCGATCGCCAGACCGGCAGCATTAAATGGACCCCGCTGTTGCTGGAAAAGAAAGTGCTGCTCACCGGGGCCGCCATTAAAGGGGCCCGGGTGCGCTATGGCGAGTATAATGAGCCGGAAGTCTTAGTCGATTTTAACCGTCAGGGAGCCCGGCGGTTCGATCAGATTACTGGGGCCAATGTCAAACGCCGGTTAGCCATCATCCTGGATGACGTAGTGCAATCGGCCCCGGTAATCCAGGAAAGAATCTCCGGTGGTACCTGTCAGATCACCGGCTCCTTTACGCCCGAAGAGGCTTCTGACCTGGCCATCGTGCTGCGCGCCGGGGCCTTGCCGGCCAGCGTCAAGATCGTCCAGGATATCACCGTTGGCCCCACCTTAGGGTTGGACTCCATCCACAAAGGGATTTTCTCTGGGCTTTTAGGAACCTTTCTGGTGGTATTGTTCATGT
This genomic window from Deltaproteobacteria bacterium contains:
- a CDS encoding serine/threonine protein phosphatase, whose protein sequence is MSQIYVIGDIHGCLGPLKRLMAKVKPDLDHHKLIFIGDYIDRGPDSRRVIDYIIHLKKHYPPENIICLMGNHERMFLDFLNGDNQLLFLINGGRATLESYWGENWENQPRQLPSEHWEFFQQLKLIYETEDYIFVHGGLKPGIPLAEQQEEDVLWIREEFLICLDDFGKRVIFGHTPFPKPFVWPNKIGIDTGAVYGNYLTCLKLPEEIFYWSR
- a CDS encoding radical SAM protein: MNNWEPAYLETYRRGILEQRISAAYEIMSQCEICPHQCHVDRLHGELGLCKTGDKPIIASYGPHFGEEDPLVGKNGSGTIFFTNCNLYCIFCQNWEISHGGEGTEISVENLAAIMLALQKRGCHNINFVTPSHQVPMILAALPAAIRGGLHVPLVYNSGGYDAVPTLKLLDGVIDIYMPDFKFWDAKIAAQLTSAPDYPEVARAALKEMHRQVGDLVMDEEGIAYRGLLVRHLVLPDGLAGTREIMKFLAEEISPNTYINVMGQYRPCGRAHEHPSLNRFITGLEHLEAQKIAREAGLTRLDQREKLFRWL